The following are from one region of the Methyloversatilis discipulorum genome:
- a CDS encoding carbonic anhydrase, with product MTQLSIFRPTLIALAIGCASGAVQAADWHTISTDRGKKIEIDRDSVLRAEGGKKVAWGRLVLTEADAEKTGYAMVQALNRYDCQSLRFATIKRVYLDANQKILREERTGSDSEISLLPGTLDEKLFREVCQPPAAEELRQVAEQAGRAARTAANAGDLGKVERTEMVNIKPDLREAAAQAREEMSSAKKPAGAAGKPEAAKAEPAKVADAGTKKPDTHDAAPAATKPPVMRSEIPLPPPAPKPRPRPVMQAAVAPAAHAAPKKPAVEAAPVTHAHGDIHWTYEGEFGPQNWGRLKPEWTKCATGQTQSPIDIRDGIKVDLPPVQFDYRTTYFTVVDNGHTVQVNVGEGSTITLVGKRYELVQFHFHKPAEERVNGKTYDMVAHLVHKDLDGNLAVVAVLLDRGTEHPLFNTLWAYLPLQKNVESRPDVSIDLAKLLPEKRDYYTYMGSLTTPPCSEGVTWLVMKEPLQLSPEQIGIFGHLYRNNARPVQAANSRLIKQSR from the coding sequence TCGACCGACCGCGGCAAGAAGATCGAGATCGATCGCGACAGCGTGCTGCGCGCTGAGGGCGGCAAGAAGGTGGCCTGGGGCCGGCTGGTGCTGACCGAGGCCGACGCCGAAAAAACCGGCTACGCGATGGTGCAGGCGCTGAATCGCTACGACTGCCAGAGCCTGCGTTTCGCCACGATCAAGCGCGTCTATCTGGACGCCAACCAGAAAATCCTGCGCGAGGAGCGCACCGGCTCGGACAGCGAAATTTCGCTGCTGCCCGGCACGCTGGACGAAAAGCTGTTCCGCGAAGTGTGTCAGCCGCCGGCCGCCGAAGAACTCCGTCAGGTGGCCGAACAGGCTGGCCGTGCTGCGCGCACCGCCGCCAACGCGGGCGACCTCGGCAAGGTCGAGCGCACCGAAATGGTGAACATCAAGCCCGATCTGCGCGAAGCCGCGGCGCAGGCGCGCGAGGAAATGAGCAGCGCGAAGAAGCCTGCAGGAGCAGCGGGCAAGCCCGAGGCAGCGAAGGCCGAGCCGGCAAAGGTGGCCGATGCCGGCACGAAGAAGCCGGACACCCACGACGCCGCGCCGGCGGCGACCAAGCCGCCGGTGATGCGCAGCGAAATCCCGCTGCCGCCGCCGGCCCCGAAGCCGCGGCCGCGCCCGGTCATGCAGGCCGCCGTCGCGCCGGCCGCTCACGCAGCGCCGAAGAAGCCGGCGGTCGAAGCCGCGCCCGTCACGCACGCGCACGGCGACATCCACTGGACTTATGAAGGCGAATTCGGCCCGCAGAACTGGGGCCGGCTGAAGCCGGAATGGACGAAATGCGCGACCGGCCAGACGCAATCGCCGATCGACATCCGTGACGGCATCAAGGTCGATCTGCCGCCGGTACAGTTCGACTACCGGACCACCTATTTCACCGTCGTCGACAACGGCCACACAGTGCAGGTGAACGTCGGCGAGGGCAGCACGATTACGCTGGTCGGCAAGCGCTACGAACTGGTGCAGTTCCATTTCCACAAGCCAGCCGAAGAGCGCGTGAATGGCAAGACCTATGACATGGTCGCCCATCTGGTGCATAAGGATCTGGACGGCAATCTGGCCGTGGTCGCGGTGCTGCTCGACCGCGGCACCGAACATCCGCTGTTCAATACGCTTTGGGCCTACCTGCCGCTGCAGAAAAACGTCGAGTCGCGCCCGGACGTGAGTATCGATCTGGCGAAACTGCTGCCGGAAAAGCGCGACTACTACACCTATATGGGTTCGCTGACGACGCCGCCCTGCTCGGAAGGCGTGACCTGGCTGGTGATGAAGGAGCCGCTGCAGCTGTCGCCGGAACAGATCGGCATCTTCGGTCACCTCTACCGCAACAATGCGCGTCCGGTGCAGGCAGCCAACAGCCGGCTGATCAAGCAGTCGCGCTGA
- the ahcY gene encoding adenosylhomocysteinase: MNAPAELKDYVIADLSLADWGRKEIAIAETEMPGLMAIREEFATQQPLRGARITGSLHMTIQTAVLIQTLEALGAEVRWASCNIFSTQDHAAAAIAAAGTPVFAVKGESLEEYWDYTHRIFEWPDGGYSNMILDDGGDATLLLHLGTKAETDPTALHHPASEEEICLFNAIKTTLARDPNWYSKRIKHIKGVTEETTTGVHRLYQMHKEGRLAFPGINVNDSVTKSKFDNLYGCRESLVDGIKRATDVMVAGKVAVVAGYGDVGKGSAQALRALSAQVWVTEVDPICALQAAMEGYRVVTMDYACEHADIFVTATGNYHVITHDHMVKMKDQAIVCNIGHFDNEIDVASVEKYQWEEIKPQVDHVIFPDGKRIILLAKGRLVNLGCGTGHPSYVMSSSFANQTIAQIELFTETAKYPVGVYTLPKHLDEKVARLQLKKLNAQLTELTDAQARYIGVQKEGPYKPDHYRY; the protein is encoded by the coding sequence ATGAATGCACCCGCCGAACTGAAGGATTACGTCATTGCCGACCTGTCGCTGGCCGACTGGGGACGCAAGGAAATCGCCATCGCCGAGACCGAAATGCCCGGCCTGATGGCGATCCGCGAGGAATTCGCGACGCAGCAGCCGCTGCGCGGCGCCCGCATCACCGGCAGCCTGCACATGACCATCCAGACCGCCGTGCTGATCCAGACGCTGGAAGCGCTCGGCGCCGAAGTCCGCTGGGCCTCGTGCAACATCTTCTCGACCCAGGACCACGCCGCCGCCGCGATCGCCGCTGCCGGCACGCCGGTGTTCGCGGTCAAAGGCGAGTCGCTGGAAGAGTACTGGGACTACACCCACCGCATCTTCGAATGGCCGGACGGCGGCTACAGCAACATGATCCTGGACGACGGCGGCGACGCGACGCTGCTGCTGCATCTGGGCACCAAGGCCGAAACCGACCCGACCGCGCTGCACCACCCGGCGAGCGAAGAGGAAATCTGCCTGTTCAACGCGATCAAGACCACGCTGGCGCGCGACCCGAACTGGTACTCGAAGCGCATCAAGCACATCAAGGGCGTGACCGAAGAAACGACGACCGGCGTGCACCGCCTGTACCAGATGCACAAGGAAGGCCGCCTCGCCTTCCCTGGCATCAACGTCAATGATTCGGTCACGAAGTCGAAGTTCGACAACCTGTATGGCTGCCGCGAATCGCTGGTCGACGGCATCAAGCGCGCCACCGACGTGATGGTGGCCGGCAAGGTCGCCGTGGTGGCCGGCTACGGCGATGTGGGCAAGGGTTCGGCGCAGGCGCTGCGCGCGCTGTCGGCCCAGGTGTGGGTGACCGAAGTCGATCCGATCTGCGCTCTGCAGGCGGCGATGGAAGGCTACCGCGTGGTCACGATGGACTACGCCTGCGAGCACGCCGACATCTTCGTCACCGCCACCGGCAACTACCACGTGATCACGCACGATCACATGGTGAAGATGAAGGACCAGGCCATCGTCTGCAACATCGGCCACTTCGACAACGAGATCGACGTCGCCTCGGTCGAGAAGTACCAGTGGGAAGAGATCAAGCCGCAGGTCGATCACGTCATCTTCCCGGACGGCAAGCGCATCATCCTGCTGGCCAAGGGTCGCCTGGTGAACCTCGGCTGCGGCACCGGCCACCCGTCCTACGTGATGTCTTCGAGCTTCGCCAACCAGACCATCGCGCAGATCGAGCTGTTCACCGAAACCGCAAAGTACCCGGTCGGCGTCTACACGCTGCCCAAGCACCTCGACGAGAAGGTGGCGCGCCTGCAGCTGAAGAAGCTGAATGCGCAGCTGACCGAGCTGACCGACGCGCAGGCCCGCTACATCGGCGTGCAGAAGGAAGGCCCGTACAAGCCGGATCACTACCGCTACTGA